A portion of the Bacteroidales bacterium genome contains these proteins:
- a CDS encoding T9SS type A sorting domain-containing protein, which translates to MNTDIVTVTITGGPMGVQVQADPVALCLGATSNISTQTGGGSGIYNYSWTSDPAGFNSTLEDITIQPDVTTTYYLTISDGFSTLTRTVTVNVYPNPVVNPGAPQTIPNGTTTTLTGIASGGFSPYSFSWEPADLLVNPLQSMTLTDILSNTTNFTLTVSDGHGCVSSSEVLVTIAGGPLNVQPQAIHSPLCLGESTRLLPLSEGGSGNYSYTWTATGGYSSTQSEPTVTPNQTTTYKLTISDGFTQDFDSVTVFVNPLPFINLIPQGAHIWNGDTIMACIFDTLTISAVNPNATYLWSNGANTPEIQSATTGIAFDMLSYSVDVLNSLTGCSNTGNITIIYTYSECTYGTSEQESQLPVKVFPNPGNGYIHCEIGNLNKDIDLEVFNVQGVLLHKQKINKKDASSLSLDLSHKPSGVYILRFSDGQNTKGIRLIKY; encoded by the coding sequence GTGAATACCGACATTGTCACTGTTACCATCACAGGTGGCCCGATGGGTGTCCAGGTCCAAGCGGATCCTGTAGCCTTATGCCTGGGTGCGACCTCAAATATATCCACTCAAACAGGTGGAGGATCAGGAATTTATAATTACAGCTGGACTTCTGACCCTGCCGGATTTAACTCAACATTAGAGGATATTACTATTCAGCCTGATGTAACTACAACTTATTACCTTACCATCAGCGATGGCTTCAGCACACTTACCCGCACCGTTACAGTAAATGTTTATCCTAACCCCGTTGTTAATCCCGGTGCTCCGCAAACGATCCCTAACGGCACAACAACTACCCTGACAGGTATCGCTTCCGGTGGTTTTTCGCCCTATTCTTTCTCCTGGGAACCTGCAGATCTCCTGGTAAACCCGTTACAAAGCATGACGCTAACAGATATCCTGAGTAATACAACAAACTTTACCCTTACAGTTTCTGATGGCCATGGTTGCGTATCTTCAAGTGAAGTCCTGGTTACTATAGCAGGCGGACCATTAAACGTTCAACCGCAGGCCATTCATTCTCCTCTTTGTTTGGGTGAATCAACCCGATTACTCCCTCTGTCCGAAGGTGGGTCAGGAAATTACTCCTACACATGGACTGCAACAGGAGGATACTCATCGACTCAGAGTGAACCAACTGTAACACCAAATCAAACCACAACCTATAAACTCACAATTTCTGATGGTTTTACCCAGGATTTTGATTCTGTGACTGTTTTTGTGAATCCTTTACCCTTCATAAACCTTATTCCCCAGGGAGCGCATATTTGGAACGGTGATACAATCATGGCCTGTATTTTTGATACTTTGACCATAAGCGCCGTAAACCCCAATGCAACCTACTTATGGTCGAATGGAGCAAATACTCCTGAGATTCAATCAGCTACCACAGGTATTGCATTTGATATGCTGTCATACTCGGTGGATGTTCTCAATTCTCTGACAGGATGCTCCAATACAGGCAACATAACCATAATTTATACCTATTCAGAATGTACATATGGCACCAGTGAGCAGGAAAGTCAATTACCAGTAAAGGTGTTTCCAAATCCGGGAAATGGATACATCCATTGTGAAATAGGAAATTTAAATAAGGATATAGATTTGGAAGTATTTAATGTGCAAGGTGTTTTACTGCATAAACAGAAAATAAATAAAAAGGATGCATCAAGTTTAAGCCTGGACCTGAGTCATAAACCATCAGGTGTTTATATCCTTCGATTCAGCGATGGACAAAATACAAAAGGGATCAGGCTCATTAAGTATTAG